A region from the Candidatus Polarisedimenticolaceae bacterium genome encodes:
- a CDS encoding GAF domain-containing protein, whose amino-acid sequence MSASFHALPALERHVEAIARAQTPTEVFRHLLAATPCGAPRAAIFLARAGAWKGWGGAGYPGSAGQLLRSVSVPAQEGFLAATAAETSDEEAWREAAAGEGAPGFGQPPAAQTIGVPVRVGGRTVAILVAERGSEEGPWHPEALAIAAHAARLRLEADLAWRRLRAGHDRAEPPDRPVERAPEPEPAVVRPEVETGLEISPWAETPERPGPDPTHEEWRRFAKLVATDIRLYNEDLVQQGRARGDLAARLAEPIQRGRESFSRRFPDAGTEGGRVLRDAFVQVLAGGDATLLPE is encoded by the coding sequence ATGAGCGCGTCGTTCCATGCCCTCCCCGCTCTCGAGCGTCACGTCGAGGCGATCGCGCGAGCGCAGACCCCGACGGAGGTCTTCCGTCATCTGCTCGCCGCCACGCCGTGCGGCGCGCCGCGCGCCGCGATCTTCCTGGCCCGCGCCGGCGCGTGGAAGGGGTGGGGCGGAGCGGGGTACCCCGGCTCCGCCGGGCAGTTGCTGCGCTCCGTGTCGGTGCCGGCGCAGGAGGGGTTCCTCGCGGCGACCGCCGCCGAGACTTCCGACGAAGAAGCCTGGCGCGAGGCCGCCGCGGGGGAAGGGGCACCCGGGTTCGGGCAACCCCCCGCCGCGCAGACGATCGGGGTGCCGGTCCGCGTCGGGGGCCGGACCGTCGCGATCCTCGTCGCCGAGCGCGGCTCGGAAGAGGGGCCGTGGCACCCGGAGGCCCTCGCGATCGCGGCGCATGCCGCGCGGCTCCGGCTCGAGGCCGACCTGGCCTGGCGCCGGCTGCGCGCCGGCCACGACCGGGCCGAGCCCCCCGACCGCCCCGTCGAGCGGGCTCCCGAGCCCGAACCCGCCGTGGTCCGTCCCGAGGTCGAAACGGGCCTCGAGATCTCGCCCTGGGCCGAGACGCCGGAACGCCCCGGCCCGGACCCCACGCACGAAGAGTGGCGCCGCTTCGCGAAGCTCGTGGCGACCGACATCCGCCTCTACAACGAGGATCTGGTCCAGCAGGGGCGCGCTCGAGGGGATCTCGCCGCACGCCTCGCCGAGCCGATCCAGCGGGGGCGGGAGTCGTTCTCGCGTCGGTTCCCCGACGCGGGAACCGAGGGCGGGCGCGTGCTTCGCGACGCGTTCGTCCAGGTTCTCGCCGGCGGCGACGCCACCCTCCTCCCCGAGTAG
- a CDS encoding lytic transglycosylase domain-containing protein, with translation MSARAFGRYAAVAVIGAAVVVSLGWWWTHRPIRWRDATRPPAPAAEALDAFSRGDLDRGLERLTQAESRYDAPFWEPKIRLAGAFRALEAGRAERALALLDGRRDGGDALAPWISLARAEALFAAGRDAQAATEAGRAGIPGFPELSRAASVEARALERLGRTAEALRRLDAVPSLRLDAAALAARSGNAGDARARFVAIVLDPKSVDEGARALEALVALEPLPAARLAGATPAAIAETARRWTAARRPGPALDLLRAGFPAGAPASARPPELALAEAEACFALGRLADTRPLLARARAGDAATVDAAMYLAARIDQARGLARVSVGELAALGRRPGRSKAKLAALEDLAQLAEGAPNAGALSAWRRYREAAGPEADPVALLREGFAAFELGRRAEADAAFARVLALRDAPDGARAAATYWSARRAEQSARAPEARRLYEAVVKEFPNHVYGVFAERRLRRPPPTASDAEAEPAAAERAEEGERWLTAARLLRRLSIGPWSSAAFGAAADAAPEPIARAIRLEAADAALDRGQGAEALRWIGSAMGERDRAPVGSIPRRHWKLLLPFPENFDLSGAARVARLDPAFVAAVALEESAFDPRAVSSAGARGLLQLMPATGAELARALGIRNFTPERLFDPGTNLRLGSAYLRRLLDRYGAAAPALAAYNAGPARSDRWRLPSDESLGDRFTERIPIPATRLYVKRILANERLYRIVWGSPPEARTR, from the coding sequence GTGTCCGCGCGAGCCTTCGGCCGCTACGCCGCCGTTGCGGTGATCGGGGCGGCCGTCGTCGTTTCGCTCGGGTGGTGGTGGACCCACCGGCCGATCCGCTGGCGCGACGCCACGCGCCCCCCTGCCCCCGCGGCGGAGGCGCTCGACGCGTTCTCCCGGGGAGATCTCGACCGGGGGCTCGAACGGCTGACCCAGGCGGAGTCCCGGTACGACGCCCCCTTCTGGGAGCCGAAGATCCGCCTCGCGGGAGCCTTCCGCGCGCTCGAGGCCGGACGCGCCGAGCGGGCGCTGGCGTTGCTCGACGGCCGTCGTGACGGCGGCGACGCGCTGGCGCCCTGGATCTCCCTCGCGCGCGCCGAGGCCCTTTTCGCCGCGGGGCGCGACGCCCAGGCGGCGACGGAGGCAGGGAGGGCCGGCATCCCGGGGTTTCCGGAGCTTTCGCGGGCCGCGTCCGTGGAGGCCCGCGCCCTCGAGCGGCTCGGACGGACCGCGGAGGCGCTCCGCCGCCTCGACGCGGTGCCGTCGCTGCGTCTGGATGCGGCGGCGCTCGCCGCGCGGTCGGGGAACGCCGGCGACGCGCGCGCGCGATTCGTCGCGATCGTGCTCGACCCGAAATCGGTCGACGAGGGGGCGCGGGCGCTCGAGGCGCTCGTCGCGCTGGAGCCGCTCCCCGCGGCCCGTCTCGCCGGGGCGACCCCCGCGGCGATCGCGGAGACGGCGAGGCGGTGGACCGCGGCGCGGCGCCCCGGGCCGGCCCTCGATCTGCTGCGAGCCGGCTTTCCGGCGGGAGCGCCGGCATCGGCGCGCCCCCCCGAGCTCGCGCTCGCCGAAGCGGAGGCCTGTTTCGCGCTGGGCCGGCTCGCGGACACGCGCCCCCTCCTCGCCCGGGCGCGCGCCGGCGACGCGGCGACCGTCGACGCCGCGATGTATCTGGCCGCGCGGATCGACCAGGCGCGCGGGCTCGCGCGGGTCTCCGTCGGCGAGCTCGCGGCGCTGGGTCGACGACCGGGACGCTCGAAGGCCAAGCTCGCGGCGCTCGAGGATCTCGCGCAGCTCGCGGAGGGCGCGCCGAACGCCGGCGCGCTCTCCGCCTGGCGCCGTTACCGGGAAGCCGCGGGACCGGAGGCCGACCCGGTCGCGCTGTTGCGCGAGGGATTCGCCGCCTTCGAGCTCGGTCGCCGCGCGGAGGCCGACGCCGCGTTCGCGCGCGTGCTCGCCCTTCGCGACGCGCCCGACGGCGCTCGCGCGGCGGCGACGTATTGGTCGGCCCGACGTGCCGAGCAGTCGGCCCGCGCCCCGGAGGCGCGACGCCTCTACGAAGCGGTCGTCAAGGAGTTTCCGAACCACGTCTACGGGGTCTTCGCCGAGCGGCGCCTGCGCCGGCCGCCTCCCACGGCGTCCGACGCCGAAGCCGAGCCCGCCGCGGCCGAACGGGCGGAGGAAGGAGAGCGGTGGCTGACCGCGGCGCGCCTCCTGCGGCGGCTGTCGATCGGTCCGTGGTCGTCGGCGGCGTTCGGTGCCGCGGCGGACGCCGCGCCGGAGCCGATCGCCCGCGCGATCCGCCTGGAGGCGGCCGACGCCGCGCTCGACCGCGGCCAGGGGGCGGAGGCCCTGCGCTGGATCGGCTCGGCAATGGGCGAGCGCGATCGCGCGCCGGTCGGGTCGATCCCGCGGCGGCACTGGAAGCTGCTCCTCCCGTTCCCCGAGAATTTCGATCTCTCCGGCGCCGCCCGGGTCGCACGGCTCGATCCGGCGTTCGTGGCGGCGGTGGCGCTGGAGGAGAGCGCCTTCGATCCGCGCGCGGTTTCCTCCGCCGGCGCGCGCGGACTGCTGCAGCTCATGCCGGCGACCGGCGCCGAGCTCGCGCGCGCGCTCGGCATCAGGAACTTCACCCCCGAGCGGTTGTTCGACCCGGGGACGAATCTCCGCCTGGGGTCGGCCTACCTCCGGCGCCTGCTCGACCGCTACGGCGCCGCCGCCCCCGCGCTCGCCGCCTACAACGCCGGTCCGGCGCGCTCGGACCGGTGGAGGCTTCCCTCCGACGAGTCGCTCGGGGACCGGTTCACGGAGCGCATCCCGATCCCCGCAACGCGGTTGTACGTCAAGCGGATCCTGGCGAACGAGCGGCTTTACCGTATCGTTTGGGGGTCCCCTCCGGAGGCCCGAACCCGTTGA
- a CDS encoding MBL fold metallo-hydrolase: protein MIANLCLALALPLVVESLAPGVTLVRDPAGTNTLVVERSDGLLLVDAQGTVEKGKALAVAVAAISGKPVRWIVLTQPHVESWGGVSAFPGAVLVASRGAHDAFDDPTFDPGAEYRLRFPGATTPEVPPRPTLLLQSFSLLDDPERPVELLPLPRAHSAGDLVVRLPNERLVHVGDLVAPDRNPRAGPDARIAGWITQLSEIATGAPAIVVATRGPAVRDADLRRQREAIAWVRSNVVQAFVDLVKVADIPARLASLPAFATFFDTAATPAFAGTLVERAVDEAVEERRKRGLPIE, encoded by the coding sequence TTGATCGCCAACCTGTGCCTGGCCCTCGCCCTCCCCCTGGTCGTGGAGTCGCTCGCGCCGGGGGTCACCCTCGTGCGCGACCCCGCGGGAACGAACACGCTCGTCGTCGAGCGTTCCGACGGCCTCCTGCTCGTGGACGCACAGGGGACGGTCGAGAAGGGAAAGGCCCTCGCCGTCGCCGTGGCCGCGATCTCCGGGAAGCCGGTGCGGTGGATCGTCCTCACCCAACCGCACGTCGAGTCGTGGGGCGGAGTCTCCGCCTTCCCCGGGGCGGTCCTCGTCGCCTCGCGCGGGGCGCACGACGCGTTCGACGACCCGACGTTCGACCCGGGTGCGGAGTACCGCCTGCGATTCCCGGGCGCGACGACGCCGGAGGTCCCGCCGCGGCCGACCCTGCTGCTGCAGTCGTTTTCCCTCCTCGACGATCCCGAGCGGCCGGTGGAGCTCCTGCCCCTTCCCCGGGCCCATTCCGCGGGCGACCTCGTGGTGCGGCTCCCCAACGAGCGTCTCGTCCACGTCGGCGACCTCGTCGCGCCCGATCGCAATCCCCGCGCGGGGCCGGACGCCCGGATCGCGGGATGGATCACGCAGCTCAGCGAGATCGCGACCGGCGCCCCTGCGATCGTCGTCGCCACGCGCGGTCCGGCCGTCCGCGACGCCGACCTCCGTCGCCAGCGCGAGGCGATCGCGTGGGTCCGGTCGAATGTCGTGCAGGCCTTCGTGGACCTCGTGAAGGTCGCCGACATCCCCGCCCGGCTCGCGTCCCTCCCGGCGTTCGCGACCTTCTTCGACACCGCCGCGACGCCCGCCTTCGCCGGCACCCTCGTCGAACGCGCCGTCGACGAGGCGGTGGAGGAGCGTCGGAAGCGCGGCCTGCCGATCGAGTAG
- a CDS encoding PGPGW domain-containing protein, whose protein sequence is MASPLRKAFDWTLGLSLIGFGAAMGFVPIVQGWVFVLMGLAVLSSHSEFARRHYERLKGIGRKVRQKVHDARERRRHPGDSP, encoded by the coding sequence ATGGCGTCCCCCCTGCGCAAGGCGTTCGACTGGACGCTCGGGTTGTCCCTGATCGGTTTCGGCGCCGCGATGGGGTTCGTGCCGATCGTCCAGGGATGGGTCTTCGTGTTGATGGGGCTCGCGGTGCTCTCCAGTCACAGCGAGTTCGCACGCCGCCACTACGAACGGTTGAAGGGGATCGGCCGGAAAGTCCGGCAGAAGGTGCACGACGCCCGCGAGCGGCGCCGCCACCCCGGCGACTCCCCCTAG
- the dapF gene encoding diaminopimelate epimerase has protein sequence MIAPDRFVRFTKMSGAGNDFVVLEAEEAARIGEFEAWVRAVCRRGVSVGADGVLVVGPAENRRVLVRFHNPDGGEAFCGNGTRCAARFAWMRDWCGADAKLLTRVGEVDAEILDDRVRVHLPPPVDRGRMTLHAEGVDLVGRHVVAGVPHFVVPTPDLVHVPIAQLGPRFRRHPHFGDEGTNVDFVAWRRDGSLGIRTWERGVEGETLSCGSGAVAAAYAATLDGAGPEVRVTPWSGIPLRVQFRGPTEAPFGATLEGDARVLFQATLSPEATRGIPA, from the coding sequence GTGATCGCCCCCGATCGCTTCGTGCGTTTCACCAAGATGTCCGGGGCCGGAAACGACTTCGTCGTGCTCGAGGCCGAGGAGGCCGCCCGGATCGGGGAGTTCGAGGCCTGGGTGCGCGCCGTGTGCCGGCGCGGGGTCTCCGTCGGCGCCGACGGCGTGCTCGTCGTCGGTCCCGCGGAGAACCGTCGCGTGCTCGTGCGCTTCCACAACCCGGACGGCGGCGAGGCGTTCTGCGGCAACGGCACGCGCTGCGCCGCGCGCTTCGCGTGGATGCGCGACTGGTGCGGGGCGGACGCGAAGCTCCTCACGCGCGTGGGGGAGGTCGACGCGGAGATCCTCGACGATCGCGTGCGTGTGCACCTTCCGCCCCCCGTCGACCGCGGCCGGATGACCCTCCACGCCGAAGGGGTGGATCTCGTCGGACGACACGTCGTCGCGGGGGTTCCCCACTTCGTCGTCCCGACTCCCGATCTCGTCCACGTGCCGATCGCGCAACTCGGGCCGCGGTTCCGGCGCCATCCGCACTTCGGCGACGAAGGGACCAACGTCGACTTCGTCGCGTGGCGGCGCGACGGCAGCCTCGGCATCCGGACGTGGGAACGCGGCGTGGAAGGGGAGACCCTGTCGTGCGGCTCGGGTGCGGTCGCCGCGGCCTACGCGGCGACGCTCGACGGGGCCGGGCCCGAGGTGCGGGTCACTCCGTGGAGCGGGATCCCGCTTCGCGTGCAGTTCCGCGGGCCGACCGAGGCGCCGTTCGGCGCGACGCTCGAGGGGGACGCGCGCGTGTTGTTCCAGGCCACCCTCTCCCCCGAGGCGACGCGGGGAATTCCGGCCTGA
- the hslU gene encoding ATP-dependent protease ATPase subunit HslU, protein MVFYMPGKVEARSDAGDWTPRRIVAELDRHIVGQAKAKRAVAIALRNRARRRKLPKSLADDVTPKNILMIGPTGVGKTEIARRLARLAGAPFLKVEASKFTEVGYVGRDVESMVRDLVEIGVELVRHERREQVREPARVAAERRILDLLLPPRPAAPRAADSLAAAREADEQARWEQSRETLRRQLEAGELEERVVELETVAGGGAAFRMFTPAGMEEVDLNLREMMPGLFQGQKRLRKLTVREARETLAREEEDKLLDPDRIAREALARVEESGILFIDEIDKVAGREGAQGPDVSREGVQRDLLPIVEGTIVNTKHGTVRTDHILFIAAGAFHVSRPSDLIPEMQGRFPIRVELDVLGREDLVRILREPENALTRQYVELLATEGVSLVFTDEGIEAIAAFAEEVNRRTENIGARRLHTLLERVLDEVSFEADALAGTTVVVDRAYVEARVRDLAADADLSRFIL, encoded by the coding sequence GTGGTCTTCTACATGCCCGGCAAGGTCGAGGCCCGCTCCGACGCGGGAGACTGGACGCCGCGCCGGATCGTCGCGGAGCTCGATCGCCACATCGTGGGTCAGGCGAAGGCCAAACGCGCCGTGGCGATCGCGCTGCGCAACCGCGCGCGCCGCCGCAAGCTCCCGAAGTCGCTCGCCGACGACGTCACGCCGAAGAACATCCTCATGATCGGGCCGACCGGCGTCGGCAAGACCGAGATCGCGCGGCGCCTCGCGCGACTGGCGGGGGCCCCGTTCCTCAAGGTGGAGGCCTCGAAGTTCACCGAGGTCGGTTACGTGGGACGGGACGTCGAGTCGATGGTGCGCGACCTCGTCGAGATCGGCGTCGAGCTCGTGCGCCACGAGCGGCGCGAGCAGGTGCGCGAGCCCGCCCGGGTCGCGGCCGAGCGGCGCATCCTCGACCTCCTGCTCCCGCCGCGCCCCGCGGCGCCGCGCGCGGCCGACTCCCTCGCGGCGGCCCGCGAGGCCGACGAGCAGGCGCGCTGGGAGCAGAGCCGCGAGACGCTGCGGCGCCAGCTCGAGGCCGGGGAGCTCGAGGAGCGGGTCGTGGAGCTCGAGACGGTCGCCGGCGGCGGCGCGGCCTTCCGCATGTTCACCCCGGCGGGGATGGAGGAAGTCGACCTCAATCTGCGCGAGATGATGCCGGGGCTCTTCCAGGGGCAAAAACGCCTGCGCAAGCTCACGGTCCGCGAGGCGCGCGAGACCCTCGCCCGGGAGGAGGAGGACAAGCTCCTCGACCCCGATCGGATCGCCCGCGAGGCCCTCGCGCGCGTCGAGGAGTCGGGCATTCTCTTCATCGACGAGATCGACAAGGTCGCCGGCCGCGAGGGAGCGCAGGGCCCCGACGTCTCGCGCGAGGGAGTCCAGCGCGACCTGCTCCCGATCGTCGAGGGGACGATCGTCAACACGAAGCACGGCACCGTGCGCACGGACCACATCCTCTTCATCGCCGCCGGCGCCTTCCACGTGAGCCGACCCTCCGACCTGATCCCCGAGATGCAGGGGCGGTTCCCGATCCGCGTGGAGCTCGACGTCCTCGGGAGGGAGGATCTCGTGCGCATCCTTCGCGAGCCCGAGAACGCCCTCACCCGCCAGTACGTCGAGCTGCTCGCGACGGAGGGGGTGTCCCTCGTCTTCACCGACGAGGGGATCGAGGCGATCGCCGCGTTCGCCGAGGAGGTGAACCGGCGGACGGAGAACATCGGGGCGCGCCGACTCCACACGCTTCTCGAGCGGGTCCTCGACGAGGTCTCCTTCGAGGCCGACGCCCTCGCGGGGACGACGGTCGTCGTGGACCGGGCGTACGTCGAGGCGCGGGTCCGGGACCTCGCCGCCGACGCCGACCTCTCCCGCTTCATCCTCTGA
- the hslV gene encoding ATP-dependent protease subunit HslV: MPEIRSTTILCVRRDGRVAMAGDGQVTLDRTIVKHGARKVRRVGDGAVLAGFAGGAADAFALLSRFEEKLAAHPGQIERAAVELVRDWRTDRVLRRLEAMLVVADARRSFLLSGTGDLIEPDDGILGIGSGSTAAVAAARALVAHTALDAKSIAVEAMRVAASTDVYTNDTLTVEEL, translated from the coding sequence CTGCCGGAGATCCGCAGTACCACCATTCTCTGCGTCCGCCGCGACGGCCGCGTCGCGATGGCCGGGGACGGCCAGGTCACGCTCGACCGCACCATCGTCAAGCACGGGGCGCGGAAGGTCCGTCGCGTCGGGGACGGCGCGGTGCTGGCGGGGTTCGCCGGGGGCGCGGCCGACGCGTTCGCGCTGCTCAGCCGCTTCGAGGAGAAGCTCGCCGCGCACCCGGGCCAGATCGAGCGCGCCGCCGTGGAGCTCGTGCGCGACTGGCGCACCGACCGCGTCCTCCGTCGCCTGGAGGCGATGCTCGTGGTCGCCGACGCGCGGCGCAGCTTCCTTCTCTCCGGGACCGGCGACCTGATCGAGCCCGACGACGGGATCCTCGGAATCGGCTCCGGCTCGACCGCCGCCGTGGCCGCGGCGCGGGCGCTCGTGGCGCACACGGCGCTCGACGCGAAGTCGATCGCGGTCGAGGCGATGCGGGTCGCGGCCTCCACCGACGTCTACACGAACGACACGCTGACCGTCGAGGAGCTGTGA
- a CDS encoding alpha/beta fold hydrolase — MLSALGLSLILAASGAPAPEVFEILVAGRSLGEETVTRESAADGAVLKSTVALSSPRGRLEFHQRLRLSANGREPVDYALEVAIPGATQELRAKRTETGWTIEAGPVGAPTMTRAHPVQGAAFLLDNNLASHLDLIARAATLEPGASIPASFVVPQAAAVIPGTLSRLEDVADLRRLVVEMASVRIEIDARASDGALVEARVPLQHAIYRRKDAPPRPAEDVPVADARERDVVLSTPEGDLAATLTIPKGAGPFPAAVFLAGSGAQDRDERIGPNTPLRDLARALADRGVASYRFDKATTSASVMAKRSVTVRAEYDDDAARAIDALRAVPGIDPARVFVLGHSLGAVVAPRIAREAGSEVAGAVLLAASGRPIDALVVEQVRHQAGLAGQDADAVVAPIAAKLKEIREGGGTEPFLGAPPSYWREVMALDVAADLKTLGRPALVLQGDNDVQIHVERDFGLIRKTVGEDGGRVTYRAFAGLNHLFMKYDGTSTGAEYGAKGTVAPEVADAIASWIAGLPSPAKDAPKAGAPK; from the coding sequence ATGCTCTCCGCCCTGGGTCTGTCCCTCATCCTCGCCGCCTCGGGCGCCCCGGCCCCGGAAGTCTTCGAGATCCTCGTCGCGGGCCGCTCGCTCGGCGAGGAGACGGTCACCCGGGAGAGCGCCGCGGACGGCGCCGTCCTGAAGAGCACGGTCGCCCTGAGCTCGCCGAGGGGACGCCTGGAGTTCCATCAGCGACTCCGGCTGTCCGCGAACGGCCGCGAACCCGTCGACTACGCCCTCGAGGTCGCCATTCCCGGCGCGACGCAAGAGCTCCGCGCCAAGCGGACGGAGACCGGGTGGACGATCGAGGCCGGTCCCGTCGGCGCCCCGACGATGACGCGCGCGCACCCGGTGCAGGGCGCGGCGTTCCTGCTCGACAACAACCTGGCGTCGCACCTCGACCTCATCGCGCGCGCCGCGACCCTCGAGCCGGGGGCCTCGATCCCGGCATCGTTCGTCGTCCCGCAGGCCGCCGCGGTGATCCCCGGAACGCTCTCGCGCCTCGAGGACGTCGCGGACCTGCGCCGCCTCGTCGTCGAGATGGCGAGCGTCCGGATCGAGATCGACGCCCGAGCGTCGGACGGCGCGCTGGTCGAGGCCCGTGTGCCTCTGCAGCACGCCATCTACCGTCGCAAGGACGCCCCGCCGCGTCCGGCGGAGGACGTTCCGGTCGCCGACGCACGCGAGCGCGACGTCGTGCTCTCCACGCCGGAGGGAGACCTGGCGGCGACGCTCACGATCCCGAAGGGAGCGGGTCCCTTCCCCGCCGCGGTGTTCCTCGCGGGCTCCGGCGCCCAGGACCGCGACGAGCGGATCGGCCCCAACACCCCGCTTCGCGACCTCGCCCGCGCGCTCGCCGATCGCGGGGTCGCCTCCTACCGCTTCGACAAGGCGACGACGTCCGCGTCGGTGATGGCGAAACGCTCGGTCACCGTCCGCGCGGAGTACGACGACGACGCCGCCCGCGCGATCGACGCGCTGCGCGCCGTGCCGGGAATCGACCCCGCCCGCGTGTTCGTGCTCGGCCACTCCCTCGGCGCCGTCGTAGCGCCGCGCATCGCGCGCGAGGCCGGGTCCGAGGTCGCGGGGGCGGTCCTGCTCGCCGCCTCGGGACGGCCGATCGACGCGCTGGTCGTCGAGCAGGTGCGCCACCAGGCCGGGCTCGCCGGGCAGGACGCCGACGCCGTCGTCGCGCCGATCGCCGCGAAGCTCAAGGAGATCCGCGAGGGCGGAGGGACCGAACCGTTCCTGGGCGCGCCTCCGTCGTATTGGCGCGAGGTGATGGCCCTCGACGTCGCCGCGGACCTCAAGACGCTCGGCAGACCCGCGCTCGTCCTGCAGGGGGACAACGACGTGCAGATCCACGTGGAGCGCGACTTCGGCCTGATCCGCAAGACGGTCGGCGAGGACGGCGGAAGGGTGACCTATCGGGCGTTCGCGGGGCTCAATCACCTGTTCATGAAATACGACGGGACCTCCACCGGAGCCGAGTACGGCGCGAAGGGGACCGTCGCCCCCGAGGTCGCCGATGCGATCGCGTCCTGGATCGCCGGACTTCCGTCCCCCGCAAAGGACGCCCCGAAGGCCGGTGCGCCGAAATAA
- a CDS encoding HAD hydrolase-like protein, whose amino-acid sequence MAGIRGVLVDLDGTLLDGELAAPGAGAFLDRLRSAALPFRVATNNTRRSRAEIADALRRVGLEVAAADVVLPAALARRRIVESGDPRAMLLVPDGARRDFEGVAEAGEDAAWVVIGDLGAGFTFERLDAAFRALHAGGRLLALHRNRYWFPSSAKGPVLDAGGFVAALEFAAGVEAEVVGKPSPAFFRLAVGELGLAPAEVLVVGDSVDNDGVGARDAGCRVAVVRGAAFREERIEASGLRPDLLVDSVGVLEP is encoded by the coding sequence GTGGCCGGCATCCGCGGCGTCCTCGTCGATCTCGACGGGACGCTGCTCGACGGCGAGCTCGCCGCCCCCGGCGCCGGCGCCTTCCTCGATCGCCTGCGGTCTGCCGCACTTCCCTTCCGCGTCGCGACCAACAACACGCGGCGGTCGCGCGCCGAGATCGCCGACGCCCTACGCCGAGTGGGTCTCGAGGTCGCCGCCGCCGACGTCGTCCTCCCCGCGGCGCTCGCGCGCAGGCGCATCGTCGAGTCGGGGGATCCTCGCGCGATGCTGCTCGTCCCCGACGGGGCGCGACGCGACTTCGAAGGCGTCGCCGAGGCGGGGGAGGATGCGGCGTGGGTCGTGATCGGCGACCTCGGCGCCGGCTTCACCTTCGAAAGGCTCGACGCGGCGTTCCGGGCGCTGCACGCGGGAGGGCGGCTTCTCGCGCTTCACCGGAACCGTTACTGGTTCCCGTCCTCGGCGAAGGGCCCGGTCCTCGACGCGGGAGGGTTCGTCGCCGCGCTGGAGTTCGCCGCGGGCGTCGAGGCGGAGGTGGTCGGGAAACCGTCCCCCGCGTTCTTCCGCCTCGCCGTCGGCGAGCTCGGTCTCGCCCCGGCCGAGGTTCTCGTCGTCGGGGACAGCGTCGACAACGACGGGGTCGGAGCGCGGGACGCGGGGTGCCGGGTGGCGGTCGTCCGCGGGGCGGCGTTCCGCGAGGAACGGATCGAGGCCTCGGGCCTCCGGCCCGATCTCCTGGTGGATTCCGTCGGAGTCCTGGAGCCGTGA